One region of Triticum aestivum cultivar Chinese Spring chromosome 6B, IWGSC CS RefSeq v2.1, whole genome shotgun sequence genomic DNA includes:
- the LOC123134328 gene encoding NDR1/HIN1-like protein 2 — translation MAGPLSATRRTRPTPAQCIAATLFALLVVVAIIVIIWLAVRPGKLHLSVDHAAVRGFNFTSGGALQGTFALVLRAYNPNKRTAVYRSLDVGVWYGDTYLGGAKVPGFRQPPHNETRIVVAAPAAREPLPQDVEREMKKDRSAGRLPLDVHVRGKVWFKYGLVRTRRYKVRASCPLVPVDFASPSSFDRVYCHVHI, via the coding sequence ATGGCGGGGCCACTCAGCGCCACGCGGCGCACGCGTCCGACGCCGGCGCAGTGCATCGCGGCGACGCTGTTCGCGCTGCTCGTCGTCGTcgccatcatcgtcatcatctgGCTGGCGGTCCGGCCCGGGAAGCTGCACCTCTCCGTCGACCACGCGGCGGTCCGCGGCTTCAACTTCACTTCGGGGGGCGCGCTGCAGGGCACCTTCGCCCTCGTCCTCCGCGCCTACAACCCCAACAAGCGCACCGCCGTGTACCGCTCGCTCGACGTCGGGGTGTGGTACGGCGACACGTACCTGGGCGGCGCCAAGGTGCCGGGGTTCCGCCAGCCGCCGCACAACGAGACGAGGATCGTCGTGGCGGCCCCCGCGGCGCGGGAACCGCTGCCGCAGGACGTGGAGCGGGAGATGAAGAAGGACCGGTCCGCCGGGAGGCTGCCGCTGGACGTGCACGTCCGAGGCAAGGTGTGGTTCAAGTACGGTCTGGTGAGGACGCGGCGGTACAAGGTGCGCGCGAGCTGCCCGCTGGTGCCCGTCGACTTCGCCTCGCCCAGCTCCTTCGACCGGGTCTACTGCCACGTGCATATCTGA